One part of the Tunicatimonas pelagia genome encodes these proteins:
- a CDS encoding CHAT domain-containing protein — MQYFLYPVDVQAQTLTPSQQDSLVQEIEATIYSVYEQYFYTQPDSTFRILETVAQQAETYQLWDIQITSLLQAAWCAEYHTQIDTLQQYLNRIEALTHQHVVALDTLDASGEIRTNVAYTRGSFYYNIGDFTSAIHAFNEIVQPQALVQINDSLLVADVFTYLASSYYRLQNYQKSLTHYRIVDQWLPATSEAPNYQLGYRKTLNGLHQARCYFTIGKYNHQPAAYERGKRLAHQSLAFFNRQKSDARFYNPIRSAINILVSVFQEQQQYDSALHYLSQSLALSSDGSELLLNTYNTLGATYTLMQDYPKALKSYQKSEALADKLLPKKHYQRAAIYTRVGQVLAAQHRWSDALEKYQQALAQLVVEFNASSDILTNPVYRDVGARKELLEVLSYKAEALWGLYQQQPQETTSLQSALEIYHLIGNILDEMRQGFPSVEFKQFIASHFFGIYEQAIRIAYEMHQRQPASGQFLAQAFHFAEKSKSFILLEATQETQAQSFGGIPDSLLEQERTYTRRLSILEQQRDGIADSNSQEAVQLEQQLLITQDARQKLLQQFEQNYPEYYALRHNTNVASLADVQASLPANTVLLSYYLGDSSLFAFGISPNKIVIDSIANLTALGQDVDHLLTFVRQYDWEAIKDSENSQQWAKSGHTLYQQLIGGVLDSLGSKPEKLVIIPDGQLGYLSFDVLLTEPVPETMSTKFGSFPYLIKELPLRYEYSASLYVRQPSPENTISNQYAYTGFAPEYKNTPLLAENTVTRSGAGTEVFYDLLYNKEEVQQVSGLFNSQIFLDDQATEQAFREFAPRSSLLHLSMHAFAHDQDPMYSGLVFSQADTTTEDNFLYAHELYALQLRSNLAVLSACETGIGQLARGEGIMSLGRAFKYAGCPNVAMSLWKVNDRTTQRIVQSFFEQLADGADKDIALQQAKLAFLAKAKGPLAHPYYWASLVLIGDDLPLTTSPFPYTIFIGLALLLLVSIIVLIKKRRKTT; from the coding sequence ATGCAGTATTTTTTATATCCGGTTGACGTTCAAGCGCAAACGCTCACGCCCTCCCAACAAGATTCGCTGGTTCAGGAGATAGAAGCTACCATTTATTCTGTTTACGAGCAGTACTTTTACACTCAGCCCGATAGTACCTTCCGCATTTTAGAAACCGTGGCTCAGCAAGCCGAAACCTACCAGCTATGGGACATTCAGATTACCTCTCTACTGCAAGCAGCCTGGTGCGCTGAATATCATACCCAAATTGATACCCTTCAGCAGTATCTCAACCGAATTGAAGCACTAACCCACCAGCACGTGGTTGCCCTGGATACGCTAGATGCTAGCGGAGAAATCCGTACCAACGTAGCCTACACCCGAGGCTCATTTTACTACAACATTGGCGATTTCACATCAGCGATTCATGCCTTTAACGAAATTGTTCAGCCCCAGGCATTAGTCCAAATAAATGATTCTTTGCTGGTGGCTGATGTTTTTACCTATCTGGCAAGCTCCTATTACCGATTGCAGAATTACCAAAAATCGCTGACCCACTACCGTATTGTAGATCAGTGGCTTCCGGCAACTAGCGAGGCTCCTAATTATCAGCTAGGCTACCGTAAGACGCTGAACGGTCTACATCAAGCCCGATGCTATTTCACCATTGGTAAATATAACCACCAACCAGCAGCTTATGAGCGGGGAAAGCGCTTGGCGCATCAGAGTCTAGCATTCTTTAATCGGCAGAAAAGTGATGCTCGATTTTACAACCCTATTCGCTCAGCAATCAATATTTTAGTATCGGTCTTTCAAGAACAGCAACAGTACGATAGCGCATTACACTACCTATCCCAATCACTGGCGTTGAGTTCGGATGGAAGCGAGCTACTGCTGAACACGTACAACACCTTGGGAGCTACCTACACCTTAATGCAGGATTACCCTAAAGCACTGAAGAGCTATCAGAAAAGTGAAGCACTGGCAGATAAGTTGCTACCCAAAAAGCACTACCAGCGCGCTGCCATCTACACCCGGGTTGGCCAAGTATTGGCGGCTCAGCACCGATGGAGTGATGCCTTAGAAAAATATCAGCAGGCACTGGCTCAATTAGTGGTTGAGTTTAACGCTTCTTCCGATATATTAACCAATCCGGTGTACCGAGATGTAGGAGCCAGAAAAGAACTGCTGGAGGTACTTTCCTACAAAGCCGAAGCCCTGTGGGGACTCTACCAGCAGCAACCGCAGGAGACGACTTCTCTGCAAAGTGCCCTGGAAATTTATCATCTTATCGGTAATATCCTAGACGAAATGCGCCAAGGGTTTCCTTCGGTAGAGTTTAAGCAGTTTATTGCTTCGCATTTTTTCGGTATATACGAGCAGGCTATTCGAATAGCCTACGAGATGCACCAGCGTCAACCAGCATCGGGTCAGTTTCTAGCCCAAGCATTTCACTTTGCCGAAAAAAGTAAAAGCTTTATTCTATTGGAAGCTACTCAAGAAACGCAGGCGCAAAGCTTCGGGGGTATACCCGATTCCTTACTGGAGCAAGAACGTACCTATACCCGAAGGCTATCGATACTAGAGCAGCAACGTGACGGTATAGCCGACTCCAACAGTCAAGAAGCCGTTCAACTGGAGCAGCAACTGTTAATCACTCAAGATGCTCGTCAGAAGTTGCTCCAGCAGTTTGAGCAAAACTACCCCGAATACTACGCTCTACGGCACAACACTAATGTAGCTTCATTAGCCGATGTCCAAGCAAGTCTCCCCGCTAATACGGTTCTATTGTCTTACTACTTAGGCGACAGCTCGTTATTTGCTTTCGGAATTAGTCCGAATAAAATTGTGATTGATTCTATAGCGAATCTTACCGCTCTCGGGCAGGACGTAGACCATCTGCTTACATTCGTTCGGCAGTACGATTGGGAAGCTATTAAAGATTCAGAAAACTCCCAGCAATGGGCGAAAAGCGGGCATACTCTTTACCAACAGCTAATCGGAGGCGTATTAGATTCTTTGGGTTCTAAGCCTGAGAAGCTGGTAATTATCCCCGACGGACAACTAGGTTACCTCTCTTTCGATGTATTACTGACCGAGCCAGTCCCTGAAACAATGTCAACTAAGTTCGGTAGTTTTCCCTATCTCATAAAAGAGCTCCCGCTGCGCTACGAGTACTCAGCATCTTTATACGTTCGGCAGCCATCTCCCGAAAATACCATATCCAATCAGTATGCTTACACTGGCTTTGCCCCGGAGTACAAAAACACTCCTTTATTAGCAGAAAATACTGTAACCCGGAGTGGGGCTGGTACCGAAGTTTTTTATGATCTTTTGTATAATAAAGAAGAAGTACAACAGGTATCTGGGCTATTCAATAGTCAGATTTTCTTAGACGATCAGGCTACTGAGCAGGCGTTTCGGGAATTTGCGCCCCGCAGCAGTCTCCTTCATCTATCCATGCACGCCTTTGCCCACGACCAAGACCCAATGTACTCCGGATTGGTTTTTTCTCAGGCGGACACCACTACAGAAGATAATTTTTTATACGCCCACGAGCTGTATGCCTTACAACTCCGGTCTAATTTAGCGGTGCTAAGTGCCTGCGAAACGGGTATTGGTCAGTTGGCACGGGGCGAAGGAATTATGAGCTTAGGTCGCGCTTTCAAGTATGCCGGATGCCCTAATGTGGCAATGAGCTTATGGAAGGTGAACGACCGAACAACTCAGCGTATTGTACAAAGCTTTTTTGAACAGCTAGCGGATGGTGCCGATAAAGACATAGCTCTCCAGCAAGCGAAGCTTGCATTTCTAGCCAAAGCTAAAGGCCCTCTGGCGCATCCGTATTACTGGGCCTCGTTGGTACTGATTGGCGATGACCTTCCGTTGACTACTTCTCCCTTCCCCTACACAATTTTTATTGGTTTAGCATTGTTACTATTGGTTAGCATTATTGTATTGATAAAAAAGAGAAGAAAAACTACCTAA
- a CDS encoding polyprenyl synthetase family protein, with protein sequence MSLPVNSYREQINQRLSAYSFGQSPNELYDPIRYILSLGGKRLRPLLVLLAYQLFRDNEPGDEVLVPAMAVEVFHNFTLMHDDIMDQAPLRRGKPTVHTQWNANVAILSGDVMLVRAYEMFLQVQPERLPVVLKAFNQCAAEVCEGQQWDMNYETAAQVSEANYLAMIRQKTAVLLGFSLELGAILAGASEKDQRQLYEFGEKVGVGFQLMDDWLDVYADQGKFGKQVGGDIIANKKTFLLIKALEQASGTEAEVLNHWLEQKEFESEQKVSAVKKIYQKLDISEQTRSKMNSYFEQGFQALESLSISNERKSTLRDFTKQLMQREK encoded by the coding sequence ATGTCACTACCTGTAAATAGCTACCGAGAGCAAATCAATCAGCGACTGTCAGCTTACAGCTTTGGGCAGTCGCCCAATGAACTCTACGACCCAATTCGTTACATTCTTTCGCTGGGTGGTAAGCGGCTTCGTCCGCTGCTGGTGCTACTAGCGTACCAGCTTTTTCGTGATAACGAGCCAGGTGATGAAGTGCTGGTGCCAGCAATGGCTGTGGAGGTTTTTCACAACTTTACACTGATGCACGACGATATTATGGATCAGGCACCACTGCGACGAGGAAAGCCAACCGTGCATACTCAATGGAATGCCAATGTAGCCATACTGTCGGGCGATGTAATGCTGGTGCGTGCCTACGAAATGTTTTTACAGGTTCAGCCCGAACGGCTTCCGGTGGTCTTAAAAGCATTCAACCAGTGTGCAGCTGAGGTTTGTGAAGGGCAGCAGTGGGACATGAACTACGAAACTGCCGCGCAAGTAAGTGAGGCTAACTATCTGGCCATGATTCGGCAGAAGACTGCCGTTTTGTTAGGATTCAGTCTTGAATTGGGGGCAATACTGGCGGGAGCCAGCGAAAAAGACCAGCGGCAGCTATACGAGTTTGGGGAGAAAGTTGGAGTAGGGTTCCAGTTAATGGACGATTGGCTGGATGTGTACGCCGACCAAGGAAAGTTTGGTAAGCAGGTGGGCGGAGATATCATTGCTAACAAAAAAACATTTTTACTGATTAAAGCCTTAGAGCAAGCTAGTGGCACCGAAGCAGAAGTGCTAAATCATTGGCTAGAGCAGAAAGAATTTGAGAGTGAACAAAAAGTGTCTGCTGTAAAGAAGATTTACCAAAAACTTGATATTTCAGAACAGACCCGAAGTAAAATGAACAGTTACTTTGAGCAAGGCTTTCAAGCACTAGAATCACTCTCTATTAGCAACGAGCGCAAGTCCACGCTACGCGACTTCACCAAGCAACTTATGCAACGGGAAAAATAA
- a CDS encoding NAD(P)(+) transhydrogenase (Re/Si-specific) subunit beta, with product METAFYDFLYLVSIVLFIVGLKRLSSPDTARNGNLIAATGMGLAIIISLIYPMNSGSNNYGWVAGGMVVGSAIGYTAARRVKMTAMPEMVSLFNGLGGACAMMISLVEFYNYPANMSLLNGAIFTTLFALFIGSISFTGSLVAYGKLEGFLRDSLVLPAPKIVNVVLLLAILILGGYILSLPDLDFTLVLVFLMLSLFYGITFVTPIGGGDMPVVISLLNSFTGIGAALAGLIYGNQVMLVGGILVGASGTILTILMCQAMNRSLFNVIVGGFSSQGGAGGDGREEIVREATPSDLAIELKYANKVMVVPGYGLAVAQAQHVVHELESMLEEEGVNFMYAIHPVAGRMPGHMNVLLAEADVDYPKLLELENANKEMPSTDVVLVIGANDVVNPAAKEDTSSPIYGMPILDVELAKNVVVLKRSMSTGYAGIQNPLFFGEKTRMLFGDAKASLNKLKEEVDQA from the coding sequence TTGGAAACTGCCTTCTACGACTTTCTTTACCTAGTCAGTATCGTTCTCTTTATTGTTGGACTCAAGCGTCTTAGTAGTCCTGATACGGCCCGCAACGGAAATTTAATTGCTGCTACCGGTATGGGATTGGCAATCATTATCAGCCTAATTTACCCCATGAATAGTGGTAGTAACAACTACGGATGGGTTGCTGGCGGAATGGTAGTAGGGTCAGCCATTGGCTACACCGCTGCCCGCCGGGTAAAGATGACGGCTATGCCCGAGATGGTCTCACTGTTTAACGGATTAGGCGGAGCTTGCGCGATGATGATCTCGCTGGTCGAGTTCTATAATTATCCGGCGAATATGTCTTTACTAAACGGAGCTATTTTCACCACCTTGTTTGCCCTGTTTATCGGGAGTATCTCGTTCACTGGTAGTTTAGTAGCCTACGGCAAGCTAGAGGGCTTTTTGCGCGACTCTTTGGTGTTGCCCGCCCCCAAAATAGTCAATGTTGTTCTGCTCCTAGCCATTCTGATCTTGGGCGGCTATATTTTGTCACTACCTGATTTAGACTTTACGCTCGTTCTAGTGTTTCTTATGCTGTCTTTATTCTACGGAATTACGTTTGTTACACCCATTGGTGGAGGAGATATGCCAGTGGTTATCTCTTTACTGAATTCTTTCACAGGTATTGGAGCTGCCTTAGCTGGACTGATTTACGGTAACCAAGTAATGTTAGTCGGCGGAATTCTGGTGGGGGCGTCAGGCACTATTCTCACGATTCTTATGTGCCAGGCAATGAACCGCTCACTATTTAATGTTATTGTGGGTGGGTTTAGCAGCCAGGGTGGCGCAGGTGGCGACGGACGAGAAGAAATCGTTAGAGAAGCCACTCCCAGTGATTTGGCTATCGAGCTAAAGTATGCCAACAAAGTGATGGTTGTACCTGGCTACGGGCTGGCGGTTGCTCAGGCGCAGCATGTGGTACACGAGTTAGAAAGCATGTTAGAAGAAGAAGGGGTCAATTTCATGTACGCCATTCATCCGGTAGCGGGACGAATGCCCGGACATATGAATGTACTTTTGGCCGAAGCCGATGTCGATTACCCTAAGCTTCTTGAGTTAGAAAACGCTAACAAGGAAATGCCTTCAACCGATGTAGTACTAGTCATTGGAGCAAACGATGTGGTAAATCCGGCAGCTAAAGAAGACACTTCTAGCCCAATTTACGGAATGCCAATCTTAGATGTAGAGCTAGCCAAAAATGTGGTAGTGCTTAAGCGAAGTATGAGTACTGGTTACGCTGGAATCCAAAACCCCCTCTTTTTCGGCGAAAAAACCAGAATGCTCTTTGGTGATGCGAAGGCTTCTTTAAATAAGTTAAAAGAAGAAGTCGATCAAGCCTGA
- a CDS encoding NAD(P) transhydrogenase subunit alpha, with translation MEELISFISDNLLMIYILVFAIFLGMEVISKVPTVLHTPLMSGANAISGVVVIGAVLLIRQASADDYLVLTLGFLGIALAMINVVGGYAVTDRMLDMFKKKKKS, from the coding sequence ATGGAAGAACTTATAAGCTTCATTAGCGATAACCTATTGATGATCTATATTTTGGTTTTTGCTATTTTTCTAGGCATGGAAGTAATTTCTAAAGTGCCTACCGTTTTGCACACTCCTCTCATGTCGGGTGCCAACGCAATTAGTGGGGTTGTAGTGATCGGAGCAGTTCTACTTATTCGTCAGGCTAGTGCTGATGACTATCTAGTTCTAACGCTAGGTTTTTTGGGAATTGCTTTAGCCATGATTAATGTAGTAGGTGGCTACGCAGTGACTGACCGAATGCTCGATATGTTCAAAAAGAAGAAAAAAAGTTAA
- a CDS encoding rhomboid family intramembrane serine protease gives MNLSITTILIIITVAASLLAWNKPELMQRWIFNPYGVQTRREYHRFLTSGFIHQDYLHLFFNMFTLYFFGSMIEQIYTYVFGDLGGVLYVGMYLIAIVVADISTYIKHKNHPNYNSLGASGGVAAVVFSAILYDPTNNIYLFAIIPIPGFILGALFLMYSYQRSKQTRDRINHDAHLWGALFGVGFTILLNPAVVVRFIQEIGSFKLF, from the coding sequence ATGAATTTATCTATTACAACCATACTAATCATCATTACGGTGGCTGCAAGTCTGTTGGCCTGGAATAAGCCCGAACTGATGCAGCGTTGGATATTCAATCCCTACGGGGTGCAGACCCGGCGCGAATACCACCGCTTCCTGACATCAGGCTTCATTCATCAGGATTATTTGCACCTGTTCTTTAATATGTTTACGCTGTATTTCTTCGGTAGCATGATCGAACAAATCTATACCTATGTTTTCGGCGACTTGGGGGGAGTGTTGTACGTGGGTATGTACCTGATTGCCATTGTGGTAGCCGATATTAGCACGTATATTAAGCATAAAAATCATCCGAATTACAACTCGCTAGGGGCCTCGGGGGGAGTGGCAGCAGTAGTTTTTAGTGCCATTCTGTACGACCCTACCAATAATATTTATCTTTTTGCCATTATTCCCATTCCTGGTTTTATTTTGGGTGCATTGTTCTTAATGTATTCTTACCAGCGCTCTAAGCAGACGCGTGATCGGATTAACCATGATGCCCATTTGTGGGGAGCATTGTTCGGAGTAGGATTTACCATTTTACTCAATCCGGCGGTTGTAGTCCGCTTTATTCAAGAAATTGGTAGTTTTAAATTGTTTTAG
- a CDS encoding ABC transporter ATP-binding protein, with protein MKKINFLNKDQFKRLAGIYQFILPYKWQFVVGMVGLVFSSLTLLSFPLISGELLDVASGNESWLSNNLNVIALCLLAVFFVQSIFSFVRVYFFAKVNENSSADIRTALYQKLITLPISFYDEHRTGELISRITSDISLLQNTFSVTLAEFLRQIATLLIGTIVIVLMAPSLTGFMFATFPLLIVAAMVFGRYIRRLTKKTQDQLAESSVIVEETLQAIRAVKAFTSELREIARYRTSINQVVNTALQAALFRGLFVAFIIFVLFGGIVAVLWYGATLVQQGAITVGNLISFIMYTTLIGGSIAGLGDLYGQIQKAIGASERILAILDEQSESVRLSRSQIFSHAIRGSIHFNSVSFSYPSRPDTTVLNDISFSVQAGEKIALVGHSGAGKSTLAQLILGYYPVTNGTILIDDAIIGDYNLSALRLNIGLVPQEVILFGGSIEENIRYGRENATFRQVKEAALQANALDFIDSFPEGFSTIVGERGVQLSGGQRQRIAIARAILKDPSILILDEATSSLDAESEHLVQSALENLMQHRTTIIIAHRLATIRKVDRIYMLKEGHIIEQGTHEELYELDRSYRNLIQLQMLD; from the coding sequence ATGAAAAAAATTAATTTCCTGAATAAAGATCAGTTTAAACGTTTAGCTGGAATATATCAATTCATTCTTCCCTATAAATGGCAATTCGTGGTGGGTATGGTTGGGTTAGTATTTTCTAGTCTAACACTGCTTAGCTTTCCGCTCATCTCCGGCGAGTTGCTCGACGTAGCATCTGGTAATGAATCATGGTTATCGAATAATCTTAACGTTATTGCGCTCTGCCTACTAGCAGTATTTTTTGTGCAAAGCATATTTTCATTCGTACGAGTCTATTTTTTCGCCAAGGTAAACGAAAATTCTTCGGCCGATATACGGACTGCCCTCTACCAAAAACTTATTACTCTTCCCATAAGCTTCTACGATGAGCATCGCACCGGAGAGTTGATAAGTCGCATTACCTCTGATATTTCTTTACTACAGAACACCTTTTCAGTAACGCTGGCCGAATTTCTTCGACAAATAGCCACGCTGCTTATTGGTACTATTGTTATTGTTTTAATGGCCCCTAGCTTAACCGGATTCATGTTCGCTACTTTTCCCCTTCTCATCGTAGCTGCGATGGTATTCGGACGTTATATCCGCCGACTTACCAAAAAAACGCAAGATCAACTGGCGGAAAGTAGTGTAATTGTAGAAGAAACGTTGCAAGCCATCCGAGCCGTAAAAGCTTTTACTAGCGAATTGCGTGAGATAGCTCGCTACCGAACTTCTATTAACCAGGTAGTAAATACGGCTTTACAAGCCGCTTTGTTCCGAGGCTTATTCGTAGCATTTATTATTTTCGTTTTATTTGGTGGTATCGTAGCGGTGCTTTGGTACGGTGCCACTCTTGTTCAGCAGGGTGCTATTACCGTTGGTAATTTAATCTCTTTTATCATGTACACCACACTTATTGGAGGTTCTATTGCTGGTCTTGGCGACCTGTACGGACAAATTCAAAAAGCGATAGGGGCTTCTGAACGTATATTAGCTATTTTAGATGAGCAATCTGAGTCGGTAAGGTTATCGCGATCTCAAATTTTCAGTCATGCCATTCGGGGTAGTATTCATTTCAACAGTGTTTCTTTCTCTTACCCTTCCCGGCCAGATACTACAGTTTTGAATGATATTTCTTTTTCAGTACAAGCCGGAGAAAAAATTGCGCTTGTGGGCCATAGCGGTGCTGGAAAATCTACATTGGCTCAGTTAATATTGGGGTATTACCCAGTGACTAATGGGACAATTCTCATTGATGACGCTATTATTGGCGATTATAATCTCTCGGCTTTGAGACTGAATATCGGACTGGTTCCTCAAGAAGTGATATTGTTTGGGGGAAGTATTGAAGAAAATATTCGCTACGGGAGAGAGAATGCAACCTTTCGGCAAGTAAAAGAAGCTGCTCTTCAAGCAAATGCTTTGGACTTTATAGATTCCTTTCCTGAAGGATTCTCCACTATTGTGGGCGAAAGAGGCGTTCAGCTATCAGGCGGGCAACGACAAAGAATAGCCATTGCTCGAGCTATTTTAAAAGATCCGTCTATTCTGATTCTGGATGAAGCGACTAGCTCATTAGATGCTGAGTCGGAGCACTTGGTTCAAAGTGCCCTAGAAAATCTTATGCAACACCGAACTACCATTATAATCGCTCATCGCTTAGCTACTATTCGCAAAGTTGATCGTATTTATATGCTAAAAGAAGGGCATATTATTGAACAAGGCACTCACGAAGAGCTGTACGAACTCGATCGAAGTTATCGTAATCTTATTCAGCTACAGATGTTGGATTAA
- a CDS encoding amidohydrolase — MKYLLLLTAFTTLGLSSSGQDLKQQIDKKAQALEEQVINWRRDIHQYPELSNREFKTAEKVAEHLKSLGIAVTTEVAHTGVVGVLQGGQPGPVVALRADMDALPVTERVDISFASKAIGEYNGEEVGVMHACGHDTHVAILMGVAQVLSEMKDDLSGTVKFIFQPAEEGAPEGEEGGAELMVEEGVLKAPDVDVIFGLHINSKTEVNTIGYRPEGTMAGVDNLEIKIKGAQTHGAYPWAGVDPIVTASQIVMGLQTIVSRNLEIIKAPAVVTIGKIDGGVRSNIIPEEVTMIGTIRSLHPTMQRVIHRRIREIAINIGESAGAEVEVNIRKGYPVTYNDPELTAQMIGTLQDVAGEDNVFLRYPVTGAEDFSFFAQEVPGFFFFLGGMPAGMNPEEAAPHHTPDFFIDDSGLMLGVRSLSRLTVDYMNQYEPEMGK, encoded by the coding sequence ATGAAGTATTTATTACTATTAACAGCATTTACTACGCTTGGTCTGTCTTCTTCCGGTCAAGATTTAAAGCAGCAGATAGACAAAAAAGCCCAAGCACTAGAAGAGCAAGTAATCAACTGGCGACGGGATATTCACCAATATCCTGAACTTTCTAATCGTGAATTCAAGACGGCCGAGAAGGTAGCCGAACACTTAAAGTCGCTGGGCATAGCGGTGACTACCGAAGTTGCCCACACTGGCGTAGTCGGGGTTCTCCAAGGTGGCCAGCCTGGGCCGGTAGTTGCTCTGCGTGCCGATATGGACGCTCTGCCCGTGACTGAGCGCGTAGATATTTCTTTTGCTTCTAAAGCTATTGGTGAATACAACGGTGAAGAGGTGGGAGTGATGCACGCTTGCGGTCATGATACCCACGTAGCCATTCTGATGGGAGTTGCCCAAGTGTTGAGTGAGATGAAAGATGACTTATCAGGAACCGTCAAGTTTATTTTTCAACCGGCCGAAGAAGGAGCACCCGAGGGAGAAGAAGGGGGTGCCGAGCTAATGGTTGAAGAAGGAGTACTTAAAGCTCCTGACGTGGACGTTATTTTCGGATTGCATATTAACTCTAAAACCGAAGTCAATACCATTGGCTATCGCCCCGAAGGAACAATGGCAGGAGTAGATAATCTGGAGATTAAAATTAAAGGAGCGCAAACCCACGGGGCGTATCCTTGGGCTGGGGTTGATCCTATTGTTACTGCTTCCCAAATCGTGATGGGGTTACAAACCATTGTTAGTCGTAATCTAGAAATTATTAAAGCCCCGGCGGTAGTTACCATTGGGAAGATCGATGGAGGGGTTCGGAGCAATATTATTCCCGAGGAAGTTACCATGATCGGTACCATCCGTTCGCTTCACCCCACAATGCAGCGGGTAATTCACCGGCGTATCCGCGAAATTGCGATCAATATTGGTGAAAGCGCCGGAGCCGAAGTAGAGGTGAACATTAGGAAAGGGTATCCGGTAACCTATAATGATCCTGAACTGACCGCACAGATGATCGGCACGCTACAAGATGTAGCGGGAGAAGATAATGTGTTTTTACGCTATCCGGTAACCGGAGCGGAGGACTTTTCTTTCTTTGCTCAGGAAGTGCCTGGCTTTTTCTTTTTCCTTGGCGGAATGCCCGCGGGAATGAATCCTGAAGAAGCTGCCCCGCATCATACTCCCGACTTCTTTATTGATGATAGCGGATTAATGTTAGGGGTTCGGTCCTTAAGCCGACTCACCGTAGATTATATGAATCAGTATGAACCCGAAATGGGTAAATAA
- a CDS encoding Re/Si-specific NAD(P)(+) transhydrogenase subunit alpha — MILGVLKDADNRVAFTPDVVQKLTGVHQVFIERDAGASAFFTDALYTEAGATVATAEEVIQKANLLIRIKPPDEAVLQNLSSGSVVISSFQPYNQPDIAEKLSKYPITVFSMDMLPRTTLAQDKDVLSSMASMAGYRAVLEAATHLPRYFPMLTTAAGSIPPAKVLILGAGVAGLQAIATAKRLGAVVEVFDTRLAVKEEVQSLGAKFVEVAGAKDDKDAGGYAVEQSEEYKQRQQALIVEKSEKADVIITTALLRGKKAPILITKETVEAMKPGSIIVDLAAAGGGNCALTQDNQTVTHQGITIIGDSSLEAKMPMHASQLYAKNIFNFLKILTQDGELALDFDNPLVDGACIVHQGQSRYQIPQST, encoded by the coding sequence ATGATCCTGGGCGTACTAAAGGATGCCGACAACCGAGTGGCTTTCACTCCCGATGTAGTTCAGAAGCTTACTGGCGTGCATCAGGTTTTTATTGAGCGTGATGCCGGAGCTAGTGCTTTCTTCACGGATGCGCTTTATACTGAGGCCGGAGCAACTGTTGCTACAGCCGAAGAAGTGATACAGAAAGCAAACCTACTGATTCGTATTAAGCCTCCCGATGAGGCTGTGTTGCAAAATCTATCATCCGGCAGCGTTGTAATATCGTCCTTCCAACCGTACAATCAGCCGGATATTGCTGAGAAACTCAGTAAATATCCAATTACGGTTTTCAGTATGGATATGCTGCCCCGTACTACGTTAGCGCAGGATAAAGACGTACTTTCTTCGATGGCTTCTATGGCCGGTTATCGGGCGGTGTTAGAAGCCGCCACGCATCTGCCTCGCTATTTCCCTATGTTGACTACCGCTGCCGGAAGTATTCCTCCGGCTAAAGTCTTAATTCTTGGAGCTGGAGTAGCCGGTTTACAGGCGATAGCTACTGCCAAACGATTGGGAGCAGTTGTTGAAGTTTTTGATACGCGGCTGGCCGTAAAAGAAGAAGTGCAGAGCTTGGGAGCTAAGTTTGTGGAAGTAGCGGGAGCTAAGGATGATAAAGACGCGGGCGGTTACGCCGTAGAGCAATCGGAAGAGTACAAACAGCGACAGCAAGCCCTAATTGTTGAAAAATCAGAAAAGGCCGATGTGATTATCACTACCGCATTACTGCGCGGTAAAAAAGCCCCCATCTTGATTACTAAAGAAACGGTGGAAGCTATGAAACCGGGCAGCATTATCGTAGACTTAGCGGCTGCGGGAGGAGGAAACTGTGCCCTTACCCAGGATAATCAAACAGTCACTCATCAGGGAATAACAATCATTGGCGATTCATCACTAGAAGCAAAAATGCCCATGCACGCTAGCCAGTTATACGCGAAAAATATTTTCAACTTTCTGAAGATACTCACCCAAGACGGTGAACTTGCGCTAGATTTTGATAACCCTTTAGTTGATGGTGCTTGCATTGTTCATCAGGGACAGTCACGTTATCAAATACCTCAATCAACCTAA